The Streptomyces tendae genome has a window encoding:
- the hflX gene encoding GTPase HflX, translating into MTSSSSPSQDTKRFAHSHPEGLRADALMEEDVAWSFEIDGERDGDQFDRSERAALRRVAGLSTELEDVTEVEYRQLRLERVVLVGVWTSGTVQDAENSLAELAALAETAGALVLDGVIQRRDKPDAATYIGSGKAEELRDVVLESGADTVICDGELSPGQLIHLEDVVKVKVIDRTALILDIFAQHAKSREGKAQVALAQMQYMLPRLRGWGQSLSRQMGGGKGGGLATRGPGETKIETDRRRIREKMAKMRREIAEMKTGREIKRQERKRNKVPSVAIAGYTNAGKSSLLNRLTGAGVLVENALFATLDPTVRRAETPSGRLYTLADTVGFVRHLPHHLVEAFRSTMEEVGDSDLILHVVDGSHPNPEEQLAAVREVIRDVGATGVAEIVVINKADAADPLTLQRLLRVEKRSIAVSARTGRGIPELLALIDDELPRPSVEIEALVPYTHGKLVARAHDEGEVISEEHTPEGTLLKVRVHEELAAELTPYVPAPAG; encoded by the coding sequence GGAAGAGGACGTCGCCTGGAGCTTCGAGATCGACGGAGAGCGGGACGGCGACCAGTTCGACCGCTCCGAGCGTGCGGCCCTGCGCCGCGTCGCGGGCCTCTCCACCGAGCTCGAGGACGTCACCGAGGTCGAGTACCGGCAGCTCCGCCTGGAGCGCGTCGTGCTCGTCGGGGTGTGGACCTCGGGCACCGTGCAGGACGCCGAGAACTCCCTGGCGGAGCTCGCCGCCCTCGCCGAGACGGCGGGCGCCCTCGTCCTCGACGGCGTGATCCAGCGTCGTGACAAGCCGGACGCGGCCACCTACATCGGCTCCGGCAAGGCCGAGGAACTGCGCGACGTCGTGCTCGAGTCGGGCGCGGACACCGTCATCTGCGACGGTGAGCTCAGCCCCGGTCAGCTCATCCACCTCGAGGACGTCGTCAAGGTCAAGGTCATCGACCGCACGGCCCTGATCCTCGACATCTTCGCCCAGCACGCCAAGTCCCGAGAGGGCAAGGCGCAGGTCGCCCTCGCGCAGATGCAGTACATGCTGCCGCGGCTGCGCGGCTGGGGTCAGTCGCTGTCCCGGCAGATGGGTGGCGGCAAGGGCGGCGGCCTCGCCACCCGTGGTCCCGGTGAGACCAAGATCGAGACGGACCGGCGCCGGATCCGCGAGAAGATGGCGAAGATGCGCCGGGAGATCGCGGAGATGAAGACGGGCCGCGAGATCAAGCGCCAGGAGCGCAAGCGCAACAAGGTGCCGTCCGTGGCCATCGCGGGCTACACCAACGCGGGCAAGTCCTCGCTGCTCAACCGCCTCACCGGCGCGGGCGTGCTGGTCGAGAACGCCCTGTTCGCCACCCTCGACCCGACCGTGCGCCGGGCCGAGACCCCGAGCGGCCGGCTCTACACGCTGGCCGACACCGTCGGCTTCGTCCGGCACCTGCCCCACCACCTGGTCGAGGCGTTCCGCTCCACCATGGAGGAGGTCGGCGACTCCGACCTGATCCTGCACGTGGTGGACGGTTCCCACCCGAATCCGGAGGAGCAGCTCGCCGCCGTGCGCGAGGTGATCCGGGACGTCGGCGCCACCGGCGTGGCCGAGATCGTCGTGATCAACAAGGCCGACGCGGCGGACCCGCTGACGCTCCAGCGGCTGCTGCGGGTGGAGAAGCGCTCCATCGCCGTCTCGGCCCGCACCGGCCGGGGCATCCCGGAGCTGCTCGCCCTGATCGACGACGAGCTGCCCCGTCCGTCGGTGGAGATCGAGGCGCTCGTGCCGTACACCCACGGCAAGCTGGTCGCCCGCGCCCATGACGAGGGCGAGGTGATCTCCGAGGAGCACACCCCGGAGGGCACCCTGCTCAAGGTGCGGGTGCACGAGGAACTGGCGGCGGAACTCACGCCGTACGTCCCCGCTCCGGCCGGCTGA
- a CDS encoding trypsin-like serine peptidase: MRSIRPSSTARREGRRSRRTSPALAAVALASTLALTATACESGDTDASAETSATAAADDGKLKIPDDIADRLKEHGIDLDKWRNGAWKDWDKDKWLREAQDFVNPIIEGLWDPDRMRDADEPDQPEVDANDISGDQGVTDPTPDPVQAKAVAPSYHDNAPTAGKLLFDSPEGTMVCSATVVQDPANPGKSNMVWTAGHCVHAGKKGGWYRNIAFVPSYNDSGMSAQEIEGATKEQIAPYGVWWGDWAQTSDQWIEQGGATGGDGASYDFAVIHVTPEKGGDGKSLEETVGSAMPVDFDAPAVPKMKEMTAIGYPAAPPYDGQTMFNCEDKPGRLSLTASDPTMYRIGCSMTAGSSGGGWIATGSDGKPALVSNTSIGPVTSGWLAGPRLGAEAKGVYQAVSEKFAGQ; this comes from the coding sequence ATGCGATCCATACGGCCGTCGTCCACCGCTCGTCGCGAGGGGAGGCGGTCGCGGAGAACCTCCCCCGCCCTGGCGGCGGTTGCGCTCGCCTCCACGCTCGCCCTGACCGCGACCGCCTGCGAGTCGGGCGACACCGACGCGAGCGCCGAGACGTCCGCGACGGCCGCCGCCGACGACGGCAAGCTCAAGATCCCGGACGACATCGCGGACCGGCTCAAGGAGCACGGGATCGACCTCGACAAGTGGCGGAACGGCGCCTGGAAGGACTGGGACAAGGACAAGTGGCTGCGCGAGGCGCAGGACTTCGTCAACCCGATCATCGAGGGCCTGTGGGACCCGGACCGCATGCGGGACGCCGATGAGCCCGACCAGCCGGAGGTCGACGCGAACGACATCTCCGGCGACCAGGGCGTGACCGACCCGACGCCGGACCCGGTACAGGCGAAGGCCGTGGCGCCGTCGTACCACGACAACGCGCCCACCGCGGGCAAGCTGCTCTTCGACTCGCCCGAGGGGACGATGGTCTGCTCGGCGACCGTGGTGCAGGACCCGGCCAACCCCGGCAAGTCCAACATGGTGTGGACGGCGGGCCACTGCGTGCACGCGGGCAAGAAGGGCGGCTGGTACCGCAACATCGCCTTCGTGCCGTCGTACAACGACTCGGGCATGTCGGCCCAGGAGATCGAGGGTGCCACCAAGGAGCAGATCGCTCCCTACGGTGTCTGGTGGGGCGACTGGGCCCAGACCTCGGACCAGTGGATCGAGCAGGGCGGCGCCACGGGCGGGGACGGCGCGTCCTACGACTTCGCGGTCATCCATGTGACGCCGGAGAAGGGTGGCGACGGCAAGTCGCTGGAGGAGACGGTCGGTTCGGCCATGCCGGTGGACTTCGACGCCCCCGCGGTGCCGAAGATGAAGGAGATGACGGCGATCGGCTACCCGGCCGCGCCGCCGTACGACGGTCAGACGATGTTCAATTGCGAGGACAAGCCGGGCCGGCTGTCGCTCACCGCGTCCGACCCGACCATGTACCGCATCGGCTGCAGCATGACCGCGGGTTCCTCCGGCGGCGGCTGGATCGCGACGGGCTCCGACGGGAAGCCGGCCCTGGTGTCCAACACCTCGATCGGCCCGGTGACGTCCGGCTGGCTGGCCGGACCGCGGCTCGGCGCCGAGGCCAAGGGCGTGTACCAGGCGGTCAGCGAGAAGTTCGCCGGTCAGTGA
- a CDS encoding ATP-dependent DNA helicase produces MTKPSLPELLHAAVTAVGGAERPGQVAMAEAVAEAIDDGAHLLVQAGTGTGKSLGYLVPALAHGERVVVATATLALQRQLVERDLPRTVDALHPLLRRRPEFAMLKGRSNYLCLHRLHEGVPQDEEEGLFDQFEAAAPTSKLGQDLLRLRDWSDETETGDRDDLTPGVSDRAWSQVSVSSRECLGATKCAYGAECFAEAARERAKLAEVIVTNHALLAIDAIEGAPVLPQHEVLIVDEAHELVSRVTGVATGELTPGQVNRAVRRAAKLANEKAADQLQTAAEGFERLMELALPGRLEEIPEDLGYALMALRDACRTVISAIGGTRDKSVQDEDAVRKQALASVESVHDVAERITNGSEWDVVWYERHDRFGASLRVAPMSVSGLLREKLFTDRSVVLTSATLKLGGDFNGVGASLGLGPEGAEGEDLPQWKGVDVGSPFDYPKQGILYVAKHLARPARDGDRADMLDELTELIQAAGGRTLGLFSSMRGAQLAAEELRSRIPEFPILLQGEETLGELIKNFAADPRTCLFGTLSLWQGVDVPGPSCQLVVMDKIPFPRPDDPLMSARQKAVEEAGGNGFMAVAATHAALLMAQGAGRLVRASGDRGVVAVLDPRLATARYGSYLKASMPDFWYTTDRNQVRKSLSAIDAAAQQTE; encoded by the coding sequence ATGACAAAGCCCTCACTCCCCGAACTCCTGCATGCTGCCGTCACCGCCGTCGGCGGCGCGGAGCGCCCCGGTCAGGTGGCCATGGCCGAAGCCGTCGCCGAGGCGATCGACGACGGCGCCCATCTGCTCGTCCAGGCCGGCACCGGCACCGGTAAGTCCCTGGGCTACCTGGTGCCCGCGCTCGCGCACGGGGAGCGGGTCGTCGTGGCCACAGCCACTCTGGCGCTCCAGCGCCAGCTGGTGGAGCGGGACCTTCCGCGCACGGTGGACGCGCTCCACCCGCTGCTGCGCCGCCGCCCGGAGTTCGCGATGCTCAAGGGCCGCTCGAACTACCTGTGCCTGCACCGGCTGCACGAGGGCGTGCCGCAGGACGAGGAGGAGGGCCTCTTCGACCAGTTCGAGGCGGCCGCGCCCACCAGCAAACTGGGCCAGGACCTGCTGCGGCTGCGCGACTGGTCGGACGAGACGGAGACCGGCGACCGGGACGACCTCACCCCGGGCGTCTCCGACCGGGCCTGGTCGCAGGTGTCGGTGTCCTCGCGGGAGTGCCTGGGCGCCACGAAGTGCGCGTACGGCGCGGAGTGCTTCGCGGAGGCGGCCCGCGAGCGCGCCAAGCTCGCCGAGGTGATCGTCACCAACCACGCGCTGCTCGCCATCGACGCCATCGAGGGCGCGCCGGTGCTGCCGCAGCACGAGGTGCTGATCGTGGACGAGGCGCACGAGCTGGTCTCCCGGGTCACCGGGGTGGCCACCGGCGAGCTCACCCCGGGGCAGGTGAACCGCGCGGTACGGCGGGCGGCGAAACTGGCGAACGAGAAGGCCGCCGACCAACTGCAGACGGCCGCCGAGGGCTTCGAACGGCTCATGGAGCTGGCCCTGCCCGGCCGTCTCGAGGAGATCCCGGAGGACCTCGGCTACGCGCTCATGGCCCTGCGCGACGCCTGCCGCACGGTGATCTCCGCGATCGGCGGCACCCGGGACAAGTCGGTGCAGGACGAGGACGCGGTCCGCAAGCAGGCGCTGGCCTCGGTGGAGAGCGTGCACGACGTGGCGGAGCGGATCACCAACGGCTCCGAGTGGGACGTCGTCTGGTACGAGCGCCACGACCGTTTCGGGGCCTCCCTGCGGGTGGCGCCCATGTCGGTCTCGGGGCTGCTGCGCGAGAAGCTGTTCACGGACCGTTCTGTCGTGCTCACCTCGGCGACGCTGAAGCTGGGCGGCGACTTCAACGGCGTGGGGGCGTCCCTGGGGCTCGGCCCCGAGGGCGCCGAGGGCGAGGACCTCCCGCAGTGGAAGGGCGTGGACGTCGGCTCGCCGTTCGACTACCCCAAGCAGGGAATCCTCTACGTCGCCAAGCATCTGGCCCGCCCCGCGCGGGACGGTGACCGCGCGGACATGCTGGACGAGCTCACGGAGCTGATCCAGGCGGCCGGCGGGCGCACCCTGGGTCTGTTCTCGTCGATGCGGGGCGCCCAGCTCGCCGCCGAGGAGCTGCGGTCGCGCATCCCCGAGTTCCCGATCCTTCTCCAGGGGGAGGAGACGCTCGGCGAGCTGATCAAGAACTTCGCGGCCGATCCCCGGACGTGCCTCTTCGGCACGCTGTCGCTCTGGCAGGGCGTGGACGTCCCGGGGCCCAGCTGCCAGCTGGTGGTCATGGACAAGATCCCCTTCCCGCGTCCGGACGACCCGCTGATGAGCGCCCGCCAGAAGGCGGTGGAGGAGGCGGGAGGCAACGGTTTCATGGCGGTCGCCGCCACCCACGCGGCGCTGCTCATGGCCCAGGGCGCGGGCCGCCTGGTCCGCGCCTCGGGCGACCGCGGTGTGGTCGCGGTCCTCGACCCCCGCCTGGCGACGGCGCGCTACGGCAGCTACCTGAAGGCCTCGATGCCGGACTTCTGGTACACGACGGACCGCAACCAGGTGCGGAAGTCCCTGTCGGCGATCGACGCGGCGGCACAGCAGACGGAGTAG
- the lexA gene encoding transcriptional repressor LexA, whose translation MTTTADSAAITAQDRSQGRIEPVHAMNEATNPEAHKRSLPGRPPGIRADSSGLTDRQRRVIEVIRDSVQRRGYPPSMREIGQAVGLSSTSSVAHQLMALERKGFLRRDPHRPRAYEVRGSDQAASVQPTDTAGKPAASYVPLVGRIAAGGPILAEESVEDVFPLPRQLVGDGELFVLKVVGDSMIEAAICDGDWVTVRRQPVAENGDIVAAMLDGEATVKRFKREDGHVWLLPHNAAYEPIPGDDATILGKVVAVLRRV comes from the coding sequence GTGACCACCACCGCAGACAGTGCCGCCATCACTGCCCAGGACCGCTCCCAGGGCCGCATCGAGCCGGTGCATGCGATGAACGAAGCCACGAATCCCGAGGCGCACAAGCGCTCCCTGCCGGGCCGACCTCCCGGCATCCGGGCGGACAGCTCCGGACTCACCGACCGCCAACGCCGGGTCATCGAGGTCATCAGGGACTCGGTGCAGCGCCGGGGCTACCCGCCGTCGATGCGGGAGATCGGCCAGGCCGTCGGGCTGTCCAGCACCTCCTCCGTCGCGCACCAGCTCATGGCGCTGGAGCGCAAGGGTTTCCTGCGCCGTGACCCGCACCGCCCGCGCGCCTACGAGGTTCGGGGCTCCGACCAGGCCGCCTCCGTGCAGCCGACGGACACCGCGGGCAAGCCCGCCGCGTCGTACGTCCCCCTGGTCGGCCGGATCGCCGCCGGTGGCCCGATCCTCGCGGAGGAGTCCGTCGAGGACGTCTTCCCGCTGCCCCGGCAGCTCGTCGGTGACGGTGAGCTGTTCGTACTGAAGGTCGTGGGTGACTCCATGATCGAGGCCGCGATCTGCGACGGCGACTGGGTCACGGTCCGCCGCCAGCCGGTCGCCGAGAACGGCGACATCGTGGCGGCGATGCTCGACGGCGAGGCGACCGTCAAGCGCTTCAAGCGGGAGGACGGCCATGTCTGGCTGCTCCCGCACAACGCGGCCTACGAGCCGATCCCCGGTGACGACGCGACCATCCTCGGCAAGGTGGTGGCCGTACTGCGCCGCGTCTGA
- the nrdR gene encoding transcriptional regulator NrdR produces MHCPFCRHPDSRVVDSRTTDDGTSIRRRRQCPDCSRRFTTVETCSLMVVKRSGVTEPFSRTKVINGVRKACQGRPVTEDALAQLGQRVEEAVRATGSAELTTHDVGLAILGPLQELDLVAYLRFASVYRAFDSLEDFEAAIAELRRAERPAADDGGGDGAVPGSPEDDSGRTGTTQVPAPASAGG; encoded by the coding sequence ATGCACTGCCCCTTCTGCAGGCACCCCGACAGCCGTGTCGTCGACAGCCGTACGACCGACGACGGCACGTCGATCCGCAGGCGCCGCCAGTGTCCGGACTGCTCCCGTCGTTTCACGACCGTGGAGACGTGTTCGCTCATGGTGGTCAAGCGGTCGGGAGTCACCGAGCCGTTCAGCCGCACCAAGGTCATCAACGGTGTGCGCAAGGCGTGCCAGGGGCGGCCCGTCACCGAGGACGCCCTCGCCCAGCTCGGGCAGCGGGTCGAGGAAGCGGTGCGGGCCACCGGGAGCGCCGAGCTGACCACCCATGACGTGGGACTGGCCATACTCGGCCCGTTGCAGGAGCTGGACCTCGTGGCCTACCTGCGGTTCGCGTCCGTCTACCGGGCGTTCGACTCGCTGGAGGACTTCGAGGCCGCGATCGCGGAACTCAGGCGGGCGGAGCGGCCCGCCGCGGACGACGGGGGCGGCGACGGGGCCGTTCCGGGGAGCCCGGAAGACGACAGCGGACGCACGGGGACAACGCAGGTGCCCGCGCCCGCTTCCGCCGGCGGCTGA
- a CDS encoding vitamin B12-dependent ribonucleotide reductase, with the protein MTETASGPARSSRAKATKPGKGLRVERIHTTPGVHPYDEVAWERRDVVMTNWRDGSVNFEQRGVEFPDFWSVNAVNIVTSKYFRGAVGTPQRETSLRQLIDRIVKTYRKAGEDYKYFASPADAEIFEHELAYALLHQIFSFNSPVWFNVGTPQPQQVSACFILSVDDSMESILDWYKEEGMIFKGGSGAGLNLSRIRSSKELLSSGGNASGPVSFMRGADASAGTIKSGGATRRAAKMVVLDVDHPDIEDFIETKVKEEEKIRVLRDAGFDMDLGGDDIASVQYQNANNSVRVNDEFMEAVEKGGKFGLRARMTGEVIEEVDAKELFRKLAEAAWACADPGIQYDGVINNWHTCPESGRITASNPCSEYMHLDNTSCNLASLNLMKFLKDDGKGSQSFQTERFQKVVELVITAMDISICFADFPTEKIGENTRAFRQLGIGYANLGALLMATGHAYDSDGGRSLAGSITSLMTGTAYRRSAELAAIVGPYDGYARNADAHKRVMKQHADANGTAVRMDDLDTPVWAAATEAWQDVLRLGEKNGFRNAQASVLAPTGTIGLAMSCDTTGVEPDLALVKFKKLVGGGSMQIVNGTVPQALRRLGYQEEQIEAIVAHIAENGNVIDAPGLKQEHYEVFDCAMGERAISPMGHVRMMAAIQPWISGAISKTVNMPETATVEEVEEIYFEAWKLGVKALAIYRDNCKVGQPLSAKTKEKEKTEVTEKAEETIRAAVEKVVEYRPVRKRLPKGRPGITTSFTVGGAEGYMTANSYPDDGLGEVFLKMSKQGSTLAGMMDAFSIAVSVGLQYGVPLETYVSKFTNMRFEPAGMTDDPDVRMAQSIVDYIFRRLALDFLPFETRSALGIHSAEERQRHLETGSYEPTDDEVDVEGLAQSAPRAQELKAVAAPKAETEAAKPAPKQAHTSAELVEMQLGIQADAPLCFSCGTKMQRAGSCYICEGCGSTSGCS; encoded by the coding sequence ATGACAGAGACGGCGAGCGGTCCGGCACGGAGTTCCCGAGCCAAGGCGACCAAGCCCGGCAAGGGACTGCGGGTCGAGCGCATCCACACCACCCCTGGAGTCCACCCGTACGACGAGGTGGCCTGGGAGCGCCGTGACGTCGTCATGACCAACTGGCGCGACGGCTCGGTCAACTTCGAGCAGCGCGGCGTGGAGTTCCCCGACTTCTGGTCGGTGAACGCGGTCAACATCGTCACCAGCAAGTACTTCCGTGGTGCCGTCGGCACCCCGCAGCGCGAGACCAGCCTCAGGCAGCTGATCGACCGCATCGTGAAGACGTACCGGAAGGCCGGCGAGGACTACAAGTACTTCGCCTCGCCCGCCGACGCCGAGATCTTCGAGCACGAGCTGGCCTACGCCCTCCTGCACCAGATCTTCAGCTTCAACAGCCCCGTGTGGTTCAACGTGGGCACGCCCCAGCCGCAGCAGGTCTCCGCCTGCTTCATCCTGTCCGTCGACGACTCCATGGAGTCGATCCTCGACTGGTACAAGGAAGAGGGCATGATCTTCAAGGGCGGCTCCGGCGCAGGCCTGAACCTCTCCCGGATCCGCTCCTCCAAGGAGCTGCTCTCCTCCGGCGGCAACGCCTCCGGCCCGGTCTCCTTCATGCGCGGCGCCGACGCCTCCGCCGGCACCATCAAGTCCGGTGGTGCCACCCGCCGCGCCGCCAAGATGGTCGTCCTCGACGTGGACCACCCGGACATCGAGGACTTCATCGAGACCAAGGTGAAGGAGGAGGAGAAGATCCGCGTCCTGCGCGACGCGGGCTTCGACATGGACCTGGGCGGCGACGACATCGCCTCCGTCCAGTACCAGAACGCCAACAACTCGGTCCGCGTGAACGACGAGTTCATGGAAGCGGTCGAGAAGGGCGGCAAGTTCGGCCTGCGCGCCCGCATGACCGGCGAGGTTATCGAGGAGGTCGACGCGAAGGAGCTCTTCCGCAAGCTCGCCGAGGCCGCGTGGGCCTGCGCCGACCCGGGCATCCAGTACGACGGCGTCATCAACAACTGGCACACCTGCCCCGAGTCCGGCCGGATCACCGCGTCGAACCCGTGCAGCGAGTACATGCACCTGGACAACACGTCCTGCAACCTGGCCTCGCTGAACCTGATGAAGTTCCTCAAGGACGACGGCAAGGGCAGCCAGTCCTTCCAGACCGAGCGCTTCCAGAAGGTCGTCGAGCTGGTCATCACCGCGATGGACATCTCGATCTGCTTCGCGGACTTCCCCACCGAGAAGATCGGTGAGAACACCCGCGCCTTCCGCCAGCTCGGCATCGGCTACGCCAACCTCGGCGCCCTGCTGATGGCCACCGGTCACGCCTACGACTCCGACGGCGGCCGCTCCCTCGCCGGGTCCATCACCTCCCTGATGACCGGCACCGCCTACCGCCGTTCCGCGGAACTCGCCGCGATCGTCGGCCCGTACGACGGCTACGCCCGCAACGCCGACGCCCACAAGCGCGTCATGAAGCAGCACGCCGACGCCAACGGCACGGCCGTCCGCATGGACGACCTCGACACCCCGGTGTGGGCCGCCGCCACCGAGGCCTGGCAGGACGTGCTGCGCCTCGGCGAGAAGAACGGCTTCCGCAACGCCCAGGCGTCCGTGCTCGCCCCGACCGGCACCATCGGCCTGGCGATGTCCTGCGACACCACGGGTGTCGAGCCCGACCTGGCGCTGGTCAAGTTCAAGAAGCTGGTCGGCGGCGGCTCGATGCAGATCGTCAACGGCACCGTCCCGCAGGCCCTGCGCCGCCTGGGCTACCAGGAGGAGCAGATCGAGGCGATCGTCGCCCACATCGCCGAGAACGGCAACGTGATCGACGCCCCCGGTCTCAAGCAGGAGCACTACGAGGTGTTCGACTGCGCCATGGGCGAGCGCGCCATCTCCCCGATGGGCCACGTCCGCATGATGGCCGCGATCCAGCCCTGGATCTCCGGCGCCATCTCCAAGACGGTCAACATGCCGGAGACGGCGACCGTCGAGGAGGTCGAGGAGATCTACTTCGAGGCCTGGAAGCTGGGCGTCAAGGCGCTCGCCATCTACCGCGACAACTGCAAGGTCGGCCAGCCGCTCTCCGCGAAGACCAAGGAGAAGGAGAAGACCGAGGTCACGGAGAAGGCCGAGGAGACGATCCGCGCCGCGGTCGAGAAGGTGGTCGAGTACCGCCCCGTCCGCAAGCGCCTGCCCAAGGGCCGTCCCGGCATCACCACCTCCTTCACGGTGGGCGGCGCCGAGGGCTACATGACCGCCAACTCCTACCCGGACGACGGTCTCGGCGAGGTCTTCCTGAAGATGTCCAAGCAGGGCTCGACGCTCGCGGGCATGATGGACGCGTTCTCCATCGCCGTCTCGGTGGGCCTCCAGTACGGCGTGCCGCTGGAGACGTACGTCTCGAAGTTCACCAACATGCGCTTCGAGCCGGCCGGCATGACGGACGACCCGGACGTGCGGATGGCGCAGTCGATCGTCGACTACATCTTCCGCCGCCTGGCGTTGGACTTCCTGCCCTTCGAGACGCGCTCCGCGCTCGGCATCCACTCCGCCGAGGAGCGCCAGCGTCACCTGGAGACCGGCTCCTACGAGCCGACCGACGACGAGGTCGACGTCGAGGGCCTCGCCCAGTCGGCCCCGCGTGCCCAGGAGCTGAAGGCGGTCGCCGCGCCGAAGGCCGAGACCGAGGCGGCCAAGCCCGCCCCGAAGCAGGCCCACACCAGCGCCGAGCTGGTGGAGATGCAGCTGGGCATCCAGGCGGACGCCCCGCTCTGCTTCTCCTGCGGTACGAAGATGCAGCGGGCCGGCTCCTGCTACATCTGCGAGGGCTGCGGCTCGACCAGCGGCTGCAGCTGA
- a CDS encoding TerD family protein, with protein MNALSKGISKVEIALRWDPSPTGEPSTDLDLVAAPYLADAPYGEPAYVVHFDSRSPDGTITLNRDSQDGKGFGYDEVMTLELDRLDERYGRVLVGVVIQQLQAPRTFSGVGNPGLRIREGYDVLAEDDFGGVPGATAAIVGEFAREGSGPWEFRPGVQGFDGDPAAFARDMGASRRA; from the coding sequence GTGAACGCCCTCAGCAAGGGGATCAGCAAGGTCGAGATCGCGCTGCGGTGGGATCCGAGTCCGACGGGAGAGCCCTCCACCGACCTCGATCTCGTCGCCGCGCCCTACCTGGCGGACGCCCCGTACGGCGAACCCGCCTACGTGGTGCACTTCGACAGCCGCTCCCCCGACGGCACCATCACGCTCAACCGGGACAGCCAGGACGGCAAGGGCTTCGGGTACGACGAGGTCATGACGCTGGAACTGGACCGCCTGGACGAGCGGTACGGGCGCGTGCTGGTCGGTGTCGTCATCCAGCAGTTGCAGGCCCCGCGGACGTTCTCCGGGGTGGGCAACCCGGGGCTGCGCATCCGCGAGGGCTACGACGTCCTGGCCGAGGACGACTTCGGCGGGGTGCCGGGGGCGACGGCCGCGATCGTAGGCGAGTTCGCACGGGAGGGGTCCGGGCCCTGGGAGTTCCGCCCGGGCGTCCAGGGCTTCGACGGCGACCCGGCGGCCTTCGCCCGCGACATGGGCGCGAGCCGCCGGGCCTGA
- a CDS encoding YdbC family protein — translation MLVKWIRCTVVDRRGFERAQRKWAGLLGEPGFRAQGGGWSRGRPDVAHIFSFWESRAFYDSFMARSHDRLASSQAGTFKDAQVRLFDHRFDVKTGFEPRFTDADLIRVALCRVHEERAEHFVLMQEKVWNPAMAGSPGMVRGLFGEAPGSEYMILSMWRSAAEHGKYRTERVERLALRAQTEADVAALAGDIVDMESAWTV, via the coding sequence GTGCTGGTCAAGTGGATTCGCTGCACCGTGGTGGACCGTCGGGGGTTCGAGCGGGCGCAGCGGAAGTGGGCGGGGCTTCTGGGGGAGCCGGGGTTTCGCGCGCAGGGCGGAGGCTGGAGCCGGGGGCGGCCGGACGTGGCGCACATCTTCTCGTTCTGGGAGAGCCGCGCCTTCTACGACTCCTTCATGGCCCGGTCCCACGACCGGCTCGCCTCCTCCCAGGCCGGCACCTTCAAGGACGCCCAGGTCAGGCTCTTCGACCACCGTTTCGACGTGAAGACCGGGTTCGAGCCCCGTTTCACCGACGCCGATCTGATCAGGGTCGCGCTGTGCCGCGTGCACGAGGAACGCGCCGAACACTTCGTCCTGATGCAGGAGAAGGTGTGGAACCCGGCGATGGCCGGATCGCCCGGCATGGTGCGGGGCCTGTTCGGGGAGGCACCGGGCAGCGAGTACATGATCCTCTCGATGTGGCGATCGGCCGCCGAGCACGGGAAGTACCGCACCGAGCGCGTGGAGCGACTGGCGCTGCGGGCGCAGACGGAGGCGGACGTCGCGGCCCTCGCGGGGGACATCGTGGACATGGAGTCCGCCTGGACGGTGTGA
- a CDS encoding histidine phosphatase family protein, which yields MARPRRIVLVRHGESTGNVDDTVYEREPDHALGLTERGRKQAEATGERLRDLFGQELVSVYVSPYRRTLETLGAFGLDPDRIRVREEPRLREQDWGNWQDREDVRLQKAYRDAYGHFFYRFAQGESGADVYDRVGGFLESLFRSFEDPDHPPNVLIVTHGLAMRLFCMRWFHWTVAEFESLSNPGNAEVRMLVLGENGKYALDRPFERWRDPETYGITGITG from the coding sequence ATGGCACGACCACGGCGCATCGTCCTTGTCCGGCACGGTGAATCAACGGGCAATGTTGACGACACCGTCTATGAGCGCGAACCCGATCACGCCCTGGGCCTCACCGAGCGGGGCAGGAAGCAGGCCGAGGCGACGGGCGAGCGGCTCCGTGACCTGTTCGGCCAGGAGCTCGTCAGCGTCTACGTGTCCCCTTACCGACGGACGCTCGAGACGTTGGGCGCCTTCGGTCTCGATCCGGACCGGATACGCGTGCGTGAGGAACCGCGACTGCGCGAGCAGGACTGGGGCAACTGGCAGGACCGCGAGGACGTCCGGCTGCAGAAGGCCTACCGTGACGCCTACGGCCACTTCTTCTACCGCTTCGCCCAGGGTGAGTCCGGCGCCGACGTCTACGACCGGGTCGGGGGCTTCCTGGAGAGCCTGTTCCGCAGTTTCGAGGACCCGGACCACCCGCCCAACGTCCTCATCGTCACCCACGGTCTGGCCATGCGGCTGTTCTGCATGCGGTGGTTCCACTGGACCGTCGCGGAGTTCGAGTCCCTGTCCAACCCGGGGAACGCCGAGGTCAGGATGCTCGTTCTGGGGGAGAACGGGAAGTACGCCCTTGACCGGCCGTTCGAGCGGTGGCGTGATCCGGAGACGTACGGGATCACCGGAATCACCGGATGA